The proteins below come from a single Aedes albopictus strain Foshan unplaced genomic scaffold, AalbF5 HiC_scaffold_605, whole genome shotgun sequence genomic window:
- the LOC109430543 gene encoding nucleoporin seh1 yields the protein MFENQAIHTEHKDVIHDVAYDYYGQRMATCSSDQYVKVWDQNDSGVWSVTASWKAHSGSVWRLSWAHPEFGQVLATCSFDRTVSVWEETVGEKSSPTMSPVKRWVRRTNLVDSRTSVTDVKFAPKSQGLVLATCSADGIIRIYEAPDIMNLSQWTLSHEIAVKIPLSCLSWNQSMFRLHAPMIAAGSDDSSQSSGGKVFIFEYSENSRRWARTETINSIIEPVHDIAFAPNVGRSYHILAVASKDVQIFNLKPTLEPTSNSRLDIQQVAQFGDHYCTVWRVTWNITGTMLASTGDDGCVRMWKMNYLKSWRCAAVLKAENPQSVQENSIAPSLNLSSLVNATAKYYKRGTISHPTQVPRH from the exons ATGTTCGAAAACCAAGCGATCCATACCGAACACAAGGATGTTATTCACGATGTTGCATACGACTATTATGGCCAGCGAATGGCCACTTGCTCGAGCGACCAATACGTAAAG GTCTGGGATCAAAATGATAGTGGTGTATGGAGTGTGACTGCCAGCTGGAAAGCCCATTCGGGATCAGTTTGGCGGTTGTCGTGGGCACATCCGGAGTTCGGACAAGTATTGGCAACCTGTTCGTTCGACAGAACCGTCTCTGTGTGGGAAGAAACCGTCGGGGAAAAAAGTTCTCCGACAATGTCACCGGTAAAACGCTGGGTCCGTCGTACGAATCTGGTCGACTCGAGAACCAGCGTTACGGATGTGAAGTTTGCTCCAAAATCACAAGGACTGGTGTTGGCAACCTGCTCTGCGGATGGAATCATTCGCATTTATGAAGCTCCAGATATAATGAACCTGTCTCAGTGGACGTTGTCACATGAAATTGCGGTGAAGATTCCCCTGAGTTGTCTATCGTGGAACCAATCAATGTTCCGTCTACATGCCCCAATGATTGCTGCTGGCAGTGATGATTCATCCCAAAGTTCAGGAGGAAAAGTTTTCATTTTTGAATACAGCGAAAACTCCCGGCGTTGGGCGAGAACTGAAACTATAAACTCCATCATTGAACCTGTGCATGACATTGCTTTCGCTCCTAACGTGGGAAGAAGTTATCATATTCTTGCGGTGGCCAGCAAGGATGTTCAGATTTTCAATTTGAAGCCAACACT AGAACCAACTTCCAATTCTCGATTGGATATCCAACAAGTAGCACAATTTGGTGATCACTATTGCACAGTTTGGCGAGTAACATGGAACATCACCGGAACGATGCTGGCTTCAACTGGAGACGACGGTTGCGTTCGAATGTGGAAAA TGAACTATTTGAAGAGTTGGAGATGCGCTGCTGTGCTCAAGGCAGAAAATCCACAATCGGTTCAGGAAAATTCTATTGCCCCATCGCTCAACTTGTCCAGCTTGGTCAATGCTACTGCAAAGTACTACAAACGGGGAACTATCAGCCATCCTACCCAGGTACCGAGACATTGA